A single region of the Pogoniulus pusillus isolate bPogPus1 chromosome Z, bPogPus1.pri, whole genome shotgun sequence genome encodes:
- the PMAIP1 gene encoding phorbol-12-myristate-13-acetate-induced protein 1 has protein sequence MMPGRTLRKTAPPAAPSEREVVAECALELRRIGDKWNLRQKILNLLTKLFCPET, from the exons ATGATGCCTGGCAGGACTCTGCGCAAGACAGCGCCGCCCGCCGCTccctcag AGCGCGAGGTGGTGGCGGAGTGTGCCCTGGAGCTGCGCAGGATCGGCGACAAGTGGAACCTGAGGCAAAAGATCTTGAACCTCCTGACAAAGCTGTTCTGCCCAGAGACGTGA